Proteins from one Embleya scabrispora genomic window:
- a CDS encoding acyl-CoA dehydrogenase family protein → MDFNLTEDQRDLVSLAERIFADQSTDERLKKLAQSGADLDAELWGRVAEAGLVGALIPEEHGGGDLGLVGLALLVEQQGRFTAQIPLLDTVVYGLLPLLRFGTPAAVESELPGLLDGSRIVAGALAEVGAALPAVPRTTARREGAGFRLDGAKRAVPWLTVAHRVLVTASLDGALAVFTVDADAAGVAIEAAPTTAPWASGNLTLADAPAALLGTAEAGAEIAAWIVDRARVALAAQQVGVCERGLARTVEHVNTREQFGKPLATKQGVMLRAAEAYMDTEAIRVTTLEAAWRMDRGEAATEQALVARWYASEAGKRVVHACQHLHGGTGSDIDHPIHRHFLWGRQIDVTLGSGIQHLAALGDLLARVPAQGGNR, encoded by the coding sequence ATGGACTTCAACCTCACCGAGGACCAGCGGGACCTGGTCTCGCTGGCCGAGCGCATCTTCGCCGACCAGTCCACCGACGAGCGACTGAAGAAGCTCGCCCAGTCCGGCGCGGACCTGGACGCCGAACTGTGGGGCCGGGTCGCCGAGGCGGGCCTGGTCGGCGCGCTGATCCCGGAGGAGCACGGCGGCGGCGACCTGGGCCTGGTCGGGCTCGCGCTGCTGGTGGAGCAGCAGGGCCGGTTCACCGCGCAGATCCCGCTGTTGGACACGGTGGTCTACGGGCTGCTGCCACTGCTCCGGTTCGGTACGCCGGCGGCGGTCGAGAGCGAGTTGCCCGGCCTGCTGGACGGTTCGCGGATCGTGGCCGGCGCGCTCGCCGAGGTCGGCGCCGCGCTGCCGGCGGTGCCGAGGACGACGGCCCGGCGCGAGGGGGCGGGTTTTCGGCTCGACGGGGCGAAGCGGGCCGTGCCGTGGTTGACCGTGGCCCACCGGGTCCTGGTCACCGCGTCGCTGGACGGCGCGCTCGCGGTGTTCACGGTGGACGCCGACGCGGCGGGCGTGGCGATCGAGGCCGCGCCGACCACCGCGCCGTGGGCGTCGGGCAACCTGACGCTTGCCGACGCGCCGGCCGCGCTGCTCGGTACCGCCGAGGCGGGCGCGGAGATCGCCGCCTGGATCGTCGACCGCGCACGGGTCGCGCTGGCCGCGCAGCAGGTGGGCGTGTGCGAGCGCGGCCTGGCCCGCACGGTCGAACACGTGAACACCCGCGAGCAGTTCGGCAAGCCGCTGGCCACCAAGCAGGGCGTGATGTTGCGCGCCGCCGAGGCGTACATGGACACCGAGGCCATCCGGGTCACCACGCTGGAGGCAGCGTGGCGCATGGACCGCGGCGAGGCGGCCACGGAGCAGGCGCTGGTGGCCCGCTGGTACGCCTCCGAGGCCGGCAAGCGGGTGGTGCACGCGTGCCAGCATCTGCACGGCGGCACCGGCTCCGACATCGACCATCCGATCCACCGCCACTTCCTGTGGGGCCGTCAGATCGACGTGACCCTGGGCAGCGGCATCCAGCACCTCGCCGCGCTCGGCGACCTGCTCGCCCGCGTGCCCGCCCAGGGAGGCAACCGATGA
- a CDS encoding DUF4291 domain-containing protein: MDIPHRQIRALWNEDTITVYQAYKPQIADAAVRDGRFPDTWSRERMTWVKPSFTWMMYRCGWATKPRQERVLALEIDRAGFEAALAGACLSHYEPDTYPDRDAWGRRLHATTVRIQWDPERDLDLRPLAHRSLQLGLAGWATRAYADEWTRRITDVTALAHRVHDLVRAGDHDAARALVPVETAYPLPAELVPVIGASPVG; encoded by the coding sequence ATGGACATACCCCACCGGCAGATCCGCGCGCTCTGGAACGAGGACACGATCACCGTGTACCAGGCGTACAAGCCGCAGATCGCCGACGCGGCCGTCCGGGACGGGCGATTTCCGGACACCTGGAGCCGGGAGCGGATGACCTGGGTCAAGCCCAGCTTCACCTGGATGATGTACCGCTGCGGGTGGGCCACCAAGCCGCGCCAGGAGCGGGTGCTCGCCCTGGAGATCGACCGCGCGGGTTTCGAGGCGGCGCTCGCGGGGGCGTGCCTGAGCCACTACGAGCCCGACACCTACCCCGACCGCGACGCCTGGGGCCGGCGGCTGCACGCGACCACGGTGCGGATCCAGTGGGATCCCGAACGCGACCTGGACCTGCGGCCGTTGGCACATCGTTCACTGCAACTCGGCCTGGCCGGGTGGGCGACGCGCGCCTACGCCGACGAGTGGACACGCCGGATCACCGACGTGACCGCGCTCGCACATCGGGTGCACGACCTGGTCCGCGCCGGTGATCACGACGCCGCTCGGGCGTTGGTGCCGGTGGAGACGGCGTATCCGCTGCCGGCGGAACTGGTGCCGGTGATCGGGGCCTCGCCGGTGGGCTGA
- a CDS encoding acyl-CoA dehydrogenase family protein — MHLAPTPAQDALRAELRDYFTRLITPDVRADLDREGEAGGPTTRRVRRRLGSDGWLGIGWPTEYGGQGKGPEMQFIFFDEAYRAGAPVSMVTLNTVGPTLMKFGTEAQKSYYLPRILAGEIIFAIGYSEPSAGTDLASLRTRAVRDGDEWVINGQKIFTSTAQGADWIWLACRTDVDAPKHKGITMILVPTTDPGFSWTPIVTVGGMTTTATYYDDIRVPYDNLVFEENSGWKLLTNQLNHERVALAALGMQAEDFFAEVLAWARETEVEPGVKVIDQPWVRLKLAETYARLSAVRMFSWRLVHDVGNNTLNPGDASGVKFFGTEGAIEVYRNLMEIVGPDATLRPRSPGAFGDGLLEAMNRRAQINTFGGGVSEVQREIVAMVRLGMTRVKR; from the coding sequence GTGCATCTCGCCCCGACCCCGGCGCAGGACGCTCTGCGGGCAGAGCTGCGGGACTATTTCACCCGGCTGATCACCCCCGACGTCCGCGCGGACCTCGACCGCGAGGGCGAGGCAGGCGGTCCGACCACCCGGCGGGTGCGCCGACGACTGGGCTCCGACGGCTGGCTCGGCATCGGGTGGCCGACCGAGTACGGCGGGCAGGGCAAGGGCCCGGAGATGCAGTTCATCTTCTTCGACGAGGCATATCGCGCCGGCGCGCCCGTGTCGATGGTCACCCTCAACACCGTCGGCCCGACCCTGATGAAGTTCGGCACCGAGGCGCAGAAGAGCTACTACCTGCCGCGCATCCTGGCCGGCGAGATCATCTTCGCGATCGGCTACAGCGAGCCCTCGGCCGGCACCGACCTGGCCTCGCTGCGCACCCGTGCGGTGCGCGACGGCGACGAGTGGGTGATCAACGGGCAGAAGATCTTCACCTCGACCGCCCAGGGCGCGGACTGGATCTGGCTCGCCTGCCGTACCGACGTGGACGCCCCCAAGCACAAGGGCATCACGATGATCCTGGTGCCGACCACCGACCCGGGCTTCTCCTGGACCCCGATCGTCACCGTCGGCGGGATGACCACCACGGCGACGTACTACGACGACATCCGGGTGCCCTACGACAACCTGGTGTTCGAGGAGAACTCGGGCTGGAAGCTGCTCACCAACCAGCTCAACCACGAGCGGGTCGCGCTCGCCGCGCTCGGCATGCAGGCCGAGGACTTCTTCGCCGAGGTGCTGGCGTGGGCGCGCGAGACCGAGGTGGAACCCGGCGTCAAGGTGATCGACCAGCCGTGGGTGCGGCTCAAGCTGGCCGAGACCTACGCGCGCCTGTCCGCCGTACGCATGTTCAGCTGGCGCCTGGTGCACGACGTCGGCAACAACACGCTCAACCCGGGTGACGCGTCGGGCGTGAAGTTCTTCGGCACCGAAGGTGCCATCGAGGTGTATCGCAACCTGATGGAGATCGTCGGCCCCGACGCGACGCTGCGACCGAGGTCGCCCGGCGCGTTCGGTGACGGACTCCTGGAGGCGATGAACCGCCGCGCCCAGATCAACACCTTCGGCGGCGGCGTCAGCGAGGTCCAGCGGGAGATCGTCGCCATGGTCCGCCTTGGCATGACGCGAGTGAAGCGGTGA
- a CDS encoding nuclear transport factor 2 family protein, whose amino-acid sequence MTGLIDARRTWELAEKRLAEESDPRRRAILTTLVAHMHAEHEGDLDALMATVAPNACYHQWGASPVDRAPKSYAEVREFYRAVVENDCGRLAHHIDRLTVDRDTVVTEGILRIAYPGRVLVGMGRSVPDVDAFYLYETRMAIVWGFDEQALVVCEDSYSTGDGFADMRRLGPEEVPARMGV is encoded by the coding sequence ATGACGGGGCTGATCGACGCACGACGCACCTGGGAACTCGCCGAGAAACGACTGGCCGAGGAGAGCGATCCGCGCCGCCGCGCGATCCTGACCACGCTGGTCGCGCACATGCACGCCGAACACGAAGGCGATCTCGACGCGCTGATGGCGACCGTCGCGCCGAACGCGTGTTATCACCAGTGGGGCGCGTCACCGGTGGACAGGGCCCCCAAGTCCTATGCCGAGGTCCGCGAGTTCTATCGTGCCGTGGTCGAGAACGACTGCGGCCGACTCGCCCACCACATCGACCGGTTGACGGTGGATCGGGACACCGTGGTCACCGAGGGGATCCTGCGGATCGCCTACCCGGGCCGGGTCCTGGTCGGGATGGGTCGATCGGTGCCGGACGTCGACGCGTTCTACCTGTACGAGACCCGAATGGCGATCGTGTGGGGCTTCGACGAGCAGGCGCTCGTGGTGTGCGAGGACAGCTACTCCACCGGCGACGGGTTCGCCGACATGCGCCGACTCGGGCCGGAGGAGGTGCCCGCGCGGATGGGCGTCTGA
- a CDS encoding SDR family NAD(P)-dependent oxidoreductase — MSGDTNEVRDANAMFDLSGRVAIVTGGSRGIGRAIAHAYAAAGASVVIASRKADACEAVAKEITDAGGRALAVATHCGELEQLAVLVDTTVAHFGGIDIVVNNAANELAQPLGAITPQAWDKSFSVNLRGPVFLVQYALPHLIASGRGSVVNVVSAAVFTRAEGKGLYAAGKAGLVAFTRTMAGELAEHGIRVNAMAPGAVETDMVRKTGPETMARMRGAAPLNRIAAPEEMTGLALLLASDAGSFMTGQIVSIDGGLTVH, encoded by the coding sequence ATGAGCGGCGACACGAACGAAGTACGGGACGCGAACGCGATGTTCGACCTGAGCGGTCGGGTGGCGATCGTCACGGGGGGCAGTCGGGGGATCGGGCGGGCCATCGCGCACGCCTATGCCGCGGCGGGCGCCTCGGTGGTGATCGCCAGCCGCAAGGCGGACGCCTGCGAGGCGGTGGCGAAGGAGATCACCGACGCCGGCGGCCGGGCGCTCGCGGTGGCCACGCACTGCGGGGAACTGGAGCAGTTGGCCGTGCTGGTGGACACGACCGTCGCGCACTTCGGCGGCATCGACATCGTGGTCAACAACGCGGCCAACGAACTGGCCCAGCCGCTGGGCGCGATCACCCCGCAGGCGTGGGACAAGTCGTTCTCGGTCAACCTGCGCGGACCGGTGTTCCTGGTCCAGTACGCGCTGCCGCACCTGATCGCCTCCGGGCGCGGCTCGGTGGTCAACGTGGTCAGCGCGGCCGTGTTCACCCGTGCCGAGGGCAAGGGTCTGTACGCCGCGGGCAAGGCCGGGCTCGTCGCGTTCACCCGCACCATGGCGGGCGAGTTGGCCGAGCACGGCATCCGGGTCAACGCGATGGCCCCCGGCGCGGTGGAGACCGACATGGTCCGCAAGACCGGCCCGGAGACGATGGCCCGGATGCGGGGCGCGGCCCCGCTGAACCGGATCGCCGCGCCGGAGGAGATGACCGGCCTGGCCCTGCTGCTCGCATCCGACGCGGGCAGCTTCATGACCGGCCAGATCGTCAGCATCGACGGCGGGCTGACCGTGCACTGA
- a CDS encoding bifunctional MaoC family dehydratase N-terminal/OB-fold nucleic acid binding domain-containing protein produces MTDTTSRDKAAFLAVVKKYEGVHDQSGVLALDPVNGPMIRHWAEAMGDKNPVYTDPEAAAATHFGEVVAPATMLQVWIMRGMDAGLTVNTVTGELYKHFTDNGFGSVVATNCEQEYIRPLRLGEVVQYDQLIETVSEEKTTGLGVGHFITTLVNIYVAGEAGRELVGTHRFRILRYTPHRKKPKAAPAERALRPRKVVNKDNRAYWDGVAEGKLLFQKCTACATPRFPFAPGCNHCASLEWESVESAGAGVVYSHVTMHYPKFPAFDMPYAVGLIELDEGVRMLGNVLGVAHDEVRIGQRVQVEFVTHDAELTVPAFRVVGEN; encoded by the coding sequence ATGACGGACACCACCAGCCGGGACAAGGCCGCCTTCCTCGCGGTCGTCAAGAAGTACGAGGGTGTGCACGACCAGTCGGGCGTGCTCGCGCTCGATCCGGTCAACGGGCCGATGATCCGGCACTGGGCCGAGGCCATGGGCGACAAGAACCCGGTCTACACCGATCCCGAGGCCGCCGCGGCGACCCACTTCGGCGAGGTGGTCGCGCCCGCGACCATGCTCCAGGTGTGGATCATGCGCGGGATGGACGCGGGCCTGACGGTCAACACGGTCACCGGCGAGTTGTACAAACACTTCACCGACAACGGCTTCGGCTCGGTCGTGGCGACCAACTGCGAGCAGGAGTACATCCGGCCGCTGCGGCTGGGCGAGGTGGTGCAGTACGACCAGCTGATCGAGACGGTGTCCGAGGAGAAGACCACGGGCCTCGGCGTCGGCCACTTCATCACCACACTGGTCAACATCTACGTCGCGGGCGAGGCCGGCCGCGAGCTGGTCGGCACGCACCGCTTCCGGATCCTGCGCTACACGCCGCACCGGAAGAAGCCGAAGGCCGCGCCCGCGGAGCGCGCGCTGCGCCCGCGCAAGGTGGTCAACAAGGACAACCGGGCCTACTGGGACGGCGTGGCCGAGGGAAAGCTGCTCTTTCAGAAGTGCACGGCCTGCGCCACCCCGCGCTTCCCGTTCGCGCCCGGCTGCAACCACTGCGCGTCGCTGGAGTGGGAGAGCGTCGAATCGGCCGGCGCGGGCGTCGTCTACTCGCATGTCACCATGCACTACCCGAAGTTCCCGGCGTTCGACATGCCCTACGCGGTCGGCCTGATCGAACTCGACGAGGGTGTCCGGATGCTCGGCAACGTGCTGGGCGTGGCGCACGACGAGGTGCGGATCGGACAGCGGGTGCAGGTCGAGTTCGTGACCCACGACGCCGAGTTGACCGTGCCCGCGTTCCGAGTGGTCGGGGAGAACTGA
- a CDS encoding MaoC family dehydratase codes for MTTANPASLTHAEVSVGDELPPLVIPLTRTLIVATALATRDFQDVHHDPQLAADKGSPDIFMNILTSNGLVGRYITDWGGPETELRKVAIRLGAPNYPGDTMTLTGTVTAKPTAEDGTPLVEIAVVGANKLGNHVTGTVTVKLPEGADA; via the coding sequence ATGACCACCGCGAACCCGGCGAGCCTGACCCACGCGGAGGTGTCCGTCGGCGACGAACTGCCGCCGCTGGTCATCCCGTTGACCCGCACGCTGATCGTGGCCACGGCCCTGGCCACCCGCGACTTCCAGGACGTGCACCACGATCCGCAGTTGGCCGCGGACAAGGGCTCGCCGGACATCTTCATGAACATCCTGACCAGCAACGGCTTGGTCGGGCGCTACATCACCGACTGGGGAGGTCCCGAGACCGAGTTGCGCAAGGTCGCGATCCGGCTCGGCGCCCCGAACTACCCCGGCGACACCATGACCCTGACCGGCACGGTGACCGCCAAGCCCACCGCCGAGGACGGCACCCCGCTCGTGGAGATCGCGGTCGTCGGCGCCAACAAGCTCGGCAACCACGTCACCGGCACGGTCACGGTGAAGCTGCCGGAAGGAGCCGACGCGTGA
- a CDS encoding lipid-transfer protein: MSLKHADNLRGKAAIAGIGATEFSKESGRSELRLAVEAVGAALADAGIAPSEVDGLVSFTMDTNPEIAVAAAAGIGDLTFFSRIHYGGGAACATVAQAAMAVATGVADVVVCYRAFNERSGRRFGSGVLQRDPTVEGVGLGWNMPHGLLTPASWVAMFAQRYLHVYGATTEAFGHVAVADRKHAANNPKAYFHGKPITLEDHQNSRWIVEPMRLLDCCQETDGAQAIVVVSAERARDLKQKPAIINAAAQGAGRLQDQMTSFYRDGMTGLAEMGVVAKQLWQTSGLTPDDIQTAVLYDHFTPFVLMQLEEFGFCGRGEAPAFVANGGLELGGKLPTNTHGGQLGEAYLHGMNGIAEGVRQIRGTSVNQVENVHNVLVTAGTGVPTSGLVLGVE; this comes from the coding sequence GTGAGCCTCAAGCACGCCGACAACCTGCGCGGCAAGGCCGCCATCGCCGGGATCGGCGCGACCGAGTTCTCCAAGGAGTCCGGCCGCAGCGAACTGCGCCTGGCCGTCGAGGCGGTGGGCGCCGCGCTCGCCGACGCCGGGATCGCCCCGTCCGAGGTGGACGGCCTGGTCAGCTTCACCATGGACACCAACCCCGAGATCGCGGTCGCCGCCGCGGCCGGGATCGGCGACCTGACCTTCTTCAGCCGCATCCACTACGGCGGCGGCGCGGCCTGCGCCACCGTCGCCCAGGCCGCGATGGCGGTCGCCACGGGCGTCGCCGACGTGGTGGTCTGCTACCGCGCGTTCAACGAGCGCTCCGGCCGCCGCTTCGGCTCCGGCGTGCTCCAGCGCGACCCCACCGTCGAGGGCGTGGGCCTGGGCTGGAACATGCCGCACGGCCTGCTCACCCCGGCCTCGTGGGTGGCCATGTTCGCGCAGCGCTACCTGCACGTCTACGGCGCGACCACCGAGGCGTTCGGCCACGTCGCGGTGGCCGACCGCAAGCACGCGGCGAACAACCCGAAGGCGTACTTCCACGGCAAGCCGATCACCCTGGAAGACCACCAAAACTCGCGGTGGATCGTCGAGCCGATGCGCCTGCTCGACTGCTGCCAGGAGACCGACGGCGCGCAGGCGATCGTGGTGGTGAGCGCCGAGCGGGCCAGGGACCTGAAGCAAAAGCCCGCGATCATCAACGCGGCGGCGCAGGGCGCGGGCCGCCTCCAGGACCAGATGACCAGCTTCTACCGGGACGGGATGACCGGCCTGGCCGAGATGGGCGTGGTCGCCAAGCAGCTGTGGCAGACGTCCGGGCTCACCCCCGACGACATCCAGACCGCGGTGCTCTACGACCACTTCACCCCGTTCGTGCTGATGCAGTTGGAGGAGTTCGGCTTCTGCGGGCGCGGCGAGGCGCCGGCGTTCGTCGCGAACGGCGGCCTGGAACTGGGCGGCAAGCTGCCGACGAACACGCACGGCGGGCAGTTGGGCGAGGCGTACCTGCACGGGATGAACGGCATCGCCGAGGGGGTGCGGCAGATCCGGGGCACTTCGGTCAACCAGGTCGAGAACGTGCACAACGTGCTGGTGACGGCGGGCACCGGGGTGCCGACGTCGGGACTGGTGCTGGGCGTGGAGTAG
- a CDS encoding long-chain fatty acid--CoA ligase: MLSTMQDVPLTIARIMRHGTTVHGGSKVVTWTGGTPRRTTYAEIGRRSAQLAHALRELGVTGDERVATFLWNNQEHLECYLAIPSMGAVLHTLNLRLPPEQLVYIANHADDRVLVLDGSLAALAAPLLPMLSTVEHVVVTGADTDLAPLADCGKQVHRYDDLLAGRPTEFDWAEDIDERQGAAMCYTSGTTGNPKGVVYSHRSTYLHSMQVCAMEGFGLGSGDLLLPVVPMFHVNAWGLPYAAMLCGASILMPDRFLQPEPLATMIAAEKPTFAAAVPTIWTGLLDYLDVHKTDVSSLKEVVVGGSACPPGLMHAFEERHGVRIIHAWGMTETSPLGSVARPPAGTTGDEAFSYRISQGRLPASVQARLVGPDGTDMPFDGEAVGELLVRGPWIAGAYIGDEGSADASGGGRFKDGWLYTGDVGTITADGFLRLTDRAKDVIKSGGEWISSVELENTLMGHEDVVEAAVVGVPDDKWGERPLATVVLREGAETTVEQLRDYLAGQVARWQVPERWSLIASVPKTSVGKFDKKVIRRQYAEGALEVSEVDRG; this comes from the coding sequence GTGCTGAGCACGATGCAGGACGTGCCGCTGACGATCGCTCGCATCATGCGACACGGCACCACGGTGCACGGCGGCTCGAAGGTGGTGACCTGGACCGGCGGCACACCGCGCCGGACCACCTACGCCGAGATCGGCCGACGATCCGCGCAACTGGCGCACGCCCTGCGCGAACTCGGCGTCACCGGCGACGAGCGGGTCGCCACGTTCCTGTGGAACAACCAGGAGCACCTGGAGTGCTACCTGGCGATCCCGTCGATGGGCGCGGTGCTGCACACGCTCAACCTGCGGCTGCCCCCCGAGCAGCTGGTCTACATCGCGAACCACGCCGACGACCGGGTCCTGGTCCTGGACGGCTCACTGGCCGCGCTCGCCGCCCCGCTGCTGCCCATGCTGAGCACCGTCGAACACGTGGTGGTCACCGGCGCGGACACCGACCTGGCCCCGCTCGCCGACTGCGGCAAGCAGGTGCACCGCTACGACGACCTGCTCGCGGGCCGGCCGACCGAGTTCGACTGGGCGGAGGACATCGACGAGCGCCAGGGCGCCGCGATGTGCTACACCTCCGGCACCACCGGCAACCCCAAGGGCGTCGTCTACAGCCACCGGTCGACCTACCTGCACAGCATGCAGGTGTGCGCGATGGAGGGCTTCGGCCTGGGCTCCGGCGACCTGCTGCTGCCGGTCGTACCGATGTTCCACGTCAACGCGTGGGGCCTGCCGTACGCGGCGATGTTGTGCGGCGCGTCGATCCTGATGCCGGACCGGTTCCTCCAGCCGGAGCCACTGGCCACGATGATCGCCGCCGAGAAGCCGACGTTCGCCGCCGCGGTGCCGACCATCTGGACCGGGTTGCTCGACTACCTCGACGTACACAAGACCGACGTGTCCTCGCTGAAGGAGGTCGTGGTCGGCGGTTCGGCCTGCCCGCCCGGCCTGATGCACGCGTTCGAGGAGCGGCACGGGGTGCGGATCATCCACGCGTGGGGGATGACCGAGACCTCGCCGCTGGGCTCGGTGGCCCGCCCGCCGGCCGGGACGACCGGCGACGAGGCGTTCTCGTACCGGATCTCGCAGGGCCGCCTGCCCGCGTCCGTGCAGGCCCGCCTGGTCGGCCCGGACGGCACCGACATGCCGTTCGACGGCGAGGCGGTGGGCGAACTGCTGGTGCGCGGACCGTGGATCGCGGGCGCGTACATCGGCGACGAGGGCTCGGCGGACGCCAGTGGCGGCGGCCGGTTCAAGGACGGCTGGCTGTACACCGGCGACGTCGGCACGATCACCGCCGACGGCTTCTTGCGGCTGACCGACCGGGCCAAGGACGTGATCAAGTCGGGCGGCGAGTGGATCTCGTCGGTCGAGTTGGAGAACACGCTGATGGGCCACGAGGACGTGGTCGAGGCGGCCGTGGTGGGCGTGCCCGACGACAAGTGGGGCGAACGCCCGCTGGCGACGGTGGTGTTGCGCGAGGGCGCGGAGACCACCGTCGAACAGTTGCGCGACTACCTCGCGGGGCAGGTGGCCCGCTGGCAGGTGCCCGAGCGGTGGAGCCTGATCGCCTCCGTACCGAAGACGAGCGTCGGCAAGTTCGACAAGAAGGTGATCCGCCGGCAGTACGCGGAGGGCGCGTTGGAGGTCAGCGAGGTCGACCGCGGCTGA
- a CDS encoding DUF1906 domain-containing protein: protein MRPLLTRRIASTVLLIAVLGLLPAGLAEGAATRSGRSFFVSGPGFDTCETPTVETMQAWRESPYKVVGIYVAGDNRACKSTRLTRDWVTAVHRQGWDFLPIQVGLQAPCSQTRKPHRVDPARAAEQGVAEADDMVDRSTALGFRPGSAVWFDMEAYDNTDAACRTAVLDFVSAWSDRVREHGFVAGYYSSLDSGVADLVKAVGNRSIPDAIWYARWDDKPVTSGDGALPDGYWHGSRVHQYSGNVTETYGGRTLTIDRNAVDAPVGVF from the coding sequence GTGCGTCCTCTGCTCACTCGTCGGATCGCCTCGACCGTGTTGCTCATCGCCGTGCTCGGCCTGCTGCCCGCCGGGCTCGCCGAGGGTGCCGCGACACGGTCGGGGAGGTCCTTCTTCGTCTCCGGTCCGGGCTTCGACACCTGCGAGACACCCACCGTGGAGACCATGCAGGCCTGGCGCGAGTCGCCGTACAAGGTGGTCGGCATCTATGTCGCGGGCGACAACCGGGCCTGCAAGAGCACCCGGCTGACCCGCGACTGGGTCACCGCCGTGCACCGCCAGGGCTGGGACTTCCTGCCCATCCAGGTCGGCCTGCAAGCGCCGTGTTCGCAAACGCGCAAGCCGCACCGGGTCGACCCGGCACGGGCCGCGGAGCAGGGCGTCGCGGAGGCCGACGACATGGTGGACCGCAGCACCGCGCTCGGGTTCCGGCCGGGGAGCGCGGTCTGGTTCGACATGGAGGCGTACGACAACACCGACGCCGCGTGCCGCACAGCGGTGCTCGACTTCGTCTCGGCGTGGTCCGACCGGGTCCGCGAGCACGGCTTCGTGGCCGGCTACTACAGCAGCCTGGACTCCGGGGTCGCCGACCTCGTCAAGGCCGTCGGCAACCGCTCGATCCCGGACGCGATCTGGTACGCCCGCTGGGACGACAAGCCGGTGACCAGCGGCGACGGCGCGCTGCCCGACGGGTACTGGCACGGCAGCCGGGTGCACCAGTACAGCGGCAACGTCACCGAGACCTACGGCGGTCGGACCCTGACCATCGACCGCAACGCGGTGGACGCGCCGGTCGGGGTGTTCTGA